The sequence GGAGACGACCGATGCACGATTCAGTTCGGGAGTAAAGTACAGTCTGCTGTATACTTACATACGATCCCTGGAATTTGATACTGTAATGCGTAATCATTCTGGCTTTACATTACATGAACAACCTGTACTGCCAGTGTGGGcatattattattattgAGAGCCATTTGCGCCAGTCCTCCCCTCCCCGAGGACAAAATCCACCAGCGACAAGCTCCAAAGGATGGCCGAGGGgccatggaagaaaaagagcgaaCACAACGGAGAGACAATTGATTCTGCTCGGATGTTTGACGGAATTATTCGGACTGTATTGGCTTCCGAAAATGCGACAGCTGCGtagcttttcttttcttttcttttttcattaatgtttttttccctttcactTATTCTTCGAAGTTCTTACCCTTCTTGGTCCAACCTGGGGGTCCTCTTAGTATTGTAATAAACTGTCCGTGGTAAGTGTGAATACTGGTTAGACTCTCTGGGTAAGATGGTTACCTATACATCATGTAATATGAATTATTCCTTTTTatcttttggtctttttaTTTTGGTTTAATCCACTCTCGCCTGGGACTCGTACAGGGCTTTAGCATCCCTATCCCGCAAGAAACCGGACGAGCAAGTTTCGGTCCAGCCTGACGATAAGAAGTCGTAGGTAGTCAGCAATTCACGGAGCCTGGGGgatcctctttttttcaacaaagacaaaggtCGGAACGAAGACCGTCGACTACCTTCCAGTTTCCTCTGGCTCGCATTCTTAACTTTGACATGCTACTTGCACCTTGAGCTCACCGGCACTATTCAACGGGTTCGACAGTGTGATTCACGATGGGTTATGATTATTGGATGGTGTGAGTCGTCTCTTCCAACGGACAAGCTTGCTGAAGCGATCACGACAGCGTCCAAGTCTTGGTCAAACCCAAATTCTCTCGATTTCCCATGAAACTGATCGTGTCCTCCGTTTCTGCAGGCATTTGACGTGGACAATTCCCCCTGCGGCGTTGTTCACGGTGGCATATTGGCCCTTTTTTACACGACTAGAGATTTGGAAGATTGTCATTTTGATCAATGTATGTCGATGAGCTTGCGCAgttggttgtttttttttttcttttttctttccttttctcaGTTTCCCactcctctctctgtctctttttatttttggcGGCATTCAATGTTATGCGATCCGAGCTTTGGCTGCTCGCAATCTTCACTTTCATCCCTGCGGTGCGGAGTCGCGACCCTTGACTGACTCGCGATTCAGGTTGCTGTCTATGCCACGATACCGTGGGATTCATTCTTGATCCGCAATCGGATCTGGACATATCCAGCCGATGCGGTGGTGGGATGGACTCTATTCGACATCCCCATTGAGGAGCTGTTTTTCTTCGTGATTCAGACGTACTGCACCAGTCTGCTGTACACGATTCTCACCAAGCACTTGGTCCTTCCGTCCTTTTTGCTGGACCGCTCCAAGCCCTGGGCGAAGAATGTGGGCTCCGCCGCCATCATTGCCGGAATCGGCTTCGGTGCTCTCTGTATCATGACGAAGAGTAGTCTGACCTATATGGGCCTGATTTTGAGTTGGGCGTTGTCGGTCATCTTGTTCCAATGGTGAGAGAatccgaaagaaaaaatggGCAAGTACGGAGGGGCGATAATCACAGACACACTGACACGTCATCGATTCTAGGTCTCTCTGCGGGAGCTTCttactttctttccccaAGAAACAGATTTTCATGTCCATTTTGATCCCAACAGTCTATCTCTGGATGGTCGATCGCCTGTCCTTGCAGCGTGGAACGTGGGTGATTGAAAAGGGCACCAAATTAGACATTCAATTCTGGGGGTTCCTGGACATCGAGTAAGTGTTGCGCCCCCGAAACCGTTCCCGGTATTGTCAAATACCCGCGAACCTTCCCCCCTACCAAAATACTGACCCCCCGAACAGAGAAGCTACCTTCTTTTTACTGAGCAATGTGATGGTGGTCCTGGGCATGGTCACCATGGACCATGCCATCGCTCTGGCCCAGTATGATGTGGTGACCTCCGACTCCCCTGGTCGGTCACTGCCGTCTCTGGGCAAGATGGCCTGGTCGTACATGGCTCAGCGGCGGAAGCCCCTCGACGAGGGTTTTTTAGACGGGCTTTGCGCCGCAGTGACGGAGCTGTCGCGCAAAAGCCAGAGTATGTATCTCGGTAGCGCCATGTTCCAAGATGGACTCCGAGTGGATCTGATCTTTTTGTGAGTGATGAGTTTGAACGGCGGAGACCGCCCGATGAGAACAACCAGGGATCCGCTGCTAATCCTCTTGACCCAGGTATTCTTTCTGTCGTGTGATTGACGACTTGGTCGATGAGGCACCCTCGCGGGAAAAAGCCCAGGAGAGCATCAAGGAGGCTTCTCAAGTGTTGCATTGGCGCTTCTCCGAAAAGAGCCCGAAGAAGCCTCTGTACGATTATCTTCAAGCGGATATGGATCGCAAACAAGCTCTCAAGGCGTCACCCTTGCTGCACTCCATCGCTTTGCTGCCGGCCTCGCGCCTGAGCCTCGGCCCGCTGCTCGAACTCCTGTCGGGATTCGTCATGGATCTAGGATTCTCCTTTGAAAAGCAGGAGTACCCcatcgagaccgaggaggatctggaggTCTACGCACAGCGTGTGGCCGGCACCGTTGCCGCGGGACTCTTGGAATTGGTGTTCAGCCATACCGACGTGCAATACAGTCCGGACAAGCAGGAGGAGATCATCCAGGCCGGTCAGCAGATGGGCAAGGCTCTCCAATATGTCAACATTGCGCGTGATATCAAACGTGATGCCGCGATCAAGCGTGTCTACATCCCCACCGTCTGGCTGAAGACGAAAAACCTCACCCCCACTGACGTGGTGACCAACCCCGATAACCCTGCCCTGGCCACCTTTGAGGACCGGATGCTCCTCAAAGCCGACCACGCGTACCAGATGAGCGTCCAGGCGATCGATCAGCTCCCCAAGGACGTGCGCGGCCCCATCAAGACCACCATCGAGAGCTACATGATGATCGGCCAGATGGTCCGTAAAGCGCGACGGGAGTCGACCAAAATCGAGGGCAAGCTCAAGGTGCCGTTGTGGCGGAGGTTGAAGTTGGCTTGGTCGGCCATGTACGTTAATCACTAGGCGGGGTGGAATTCGTTGGAGAAGCtttccttttgttttgttttaTTTCTCTTCTAGTCTATGATTGTGAGCGGTTTTTGTTATGGGACCGAATCGTTTCTTCCCCATTTATGTTTCTcttccgtttttttttgatgtgTTTCTCCGCCGAGGCATTTGGCAGCGTCTGTCGATGAGGTTTCCACACCTGAGTGGTTTACATGCCTGTACTACCAGCATGAATTTTGAATAATTGCACTACATCACCTCTCTGGGTGATTGATGGATGAAATCATCGTCACTTTTTCCCTAAGCGGAACAAATCCTGAGGGGATCATGCCGAATCTCCTGGTGCCACTTGACCGTCATGTTGACTCCACCATCAGACTGGGATCAGTAAACAGGTCACGCATTAAATGGGATtaaaataaataaaatatCCACAATCATAGAATGTACCAGAACTCTACGCGAGTCCATTGATAAATTTAAACAATGCACACCCCACACCACCGTCCCCCCCCTCAAGACCCAGGCGATCGGGTACGATGGGACCAACGATCGGGGAAAGGGAACAGGTTCAACATCGGAATAACCAACGGAGCTCAGATGCTCTACACGGACTCCAACGCCGACGGAAAGGAGGCGCACTGCTCAGCCCACTCCGATCGGCGTGATGCTCTTCCGATTGACGTGTGTCGGGAGTGTCaaagtgggggggggggggaagagaaaggaaggaTCAGGGAACGGGATGACGTGAATCAAGGCATTCGGCTCACGGGCAGCCTCCTCCATTGCGATCTGCCCCATGAAAGTGTCTGACGAGAAAGTGAATCGAGACCTAAGCTTCGAGCATCAGacgaagagagaagaaagaagaggaggcgcCCGGCGCATGGATGAGGGGGAAGGACCTTGgactcttcctccaccagctGCAAGGGCCAAAGACCCAAAAAGGAATGGGGGAGTCCACTCGGCTCTcacagagaaaaagacatggaaaaaaaaaccacaccCATCTTGGTACCGATGTGAgataagttttttttttgtggacTCTTGATTCCTGCCCTTCTGATTAGTGCCAAACCTGAGATCTTATCCCGAACGGGGCTCAATTGGGCTTCTGTCAGCCCGTGGCAGGTGAAGGGTTGACTTGCAAGGAAGCATCAACGAGAGTGGAGAGGGCCGATGCTTTCTCACTTCCGCGATCGATGGACTCGGCAAGTCGGCGGAGTGGAACTGGGACGCCGCGGGTCGGGTACCTTACTGTATTGATCTGGGTATGGTCAGGTATGGTAATACTGGAGATCGAATCGGTTTTCACATGCCGTACGCAGGTCGTAACGGTCTGATCAGATCCGGGACTTGCGGGCCAGGCCCAGCAAGAGGAAACGAGGGCTTGACACGACACCGGTTTGTTATGATAGATAACTCCAGGCCCACGGgattgaaaaagagacagctgggaattaaaaaaaaggagaagaacacGTTTGATCTTTCTCATTCTACCGTCTCTTCCATTGAACCTCTGCAGCATCCCAGAGAGCCTTTCTTAGTGAAGTGGACAGACTCGGTCCTTACGAAAGCTATCTCGTCACATAGTCTTGCTGCACAAATGGCTCCCCCGAGTGCGATTGTCGTGGGTACGTATAATGTACTGCAGGATCACGCGATCTTGAAAGAAATGACCTAGAGAGAAGAGCACCGCGACTGATGATGACTACAggtgctggagctggaggtaTCGCCACCGCCGCCCGTCTTGCCAAAGCCGGGTACAAGGTCACGGTTGTGGAAAAGAATtccttcctcggcggccgGTGTTCACTAGTGCATCACGACGAATTTGTGAGTTTTTGCTTCACCCACTCTGGCTTGTGACTGGCAAAACTGTCGGTATCCTTCGAGGCCTGAAGAGAACCAGCGACCCCCAAATTAGCGACTGTTTTCTAAATCTGGTCTGTAGCGATTTGATCAAGGGCCGTCGCTCTTGTTGATGCCCGAATGTTTCCAGCAAACATTCGAGGAACTGGGCACCACCCCGGAAAAGGAGAATGTCAAGCTCTTGACATGCGACCCCAACTATCGCATTTGGTTTTCCGATGGAGACCACCTGGAGATGTCGACCGATATTGCCAAAATGAAGCCGCAAATTGAGCGCCTGGAGGGTGCCAATGGCCTCGAGGGGGTGTTTGGGTTCTTGAAGGAGTCTGGCGCTCACTACGACTTGGCCATGGAGCATGTTCTCTGCAAAGACTTTCCTAACATTTTCGCCATGCTTCGTCCGGGCCTCGTGAAATCACTTCTCGCTCTGCACCCCTTTGAGAGCATGTTCAGCCGCGTAAAGCGGTATTTCAAGTCGGACAAGCTTCGGAGAGCGTTCACATTTGCCAGCATGTACTTGGGAATGAACCCGTTCGAGGCCCCCGGAACGTATTCGCTTCTGCAGTACACGGAGCTGGCACACGGTATTCTCTACCCTGAGGGTGGTTTTGTCAAGGTAAgctgtctttcttttgttttgatttttttggtctttcaATGAAGGAAGATCCCCGATCTTCACGTCACATTCTGGTGGGCTTCCggctaaaaaaaaaacgactGCAGGTTCTTGAAGCGATCGCCCGGGTTGGAGAACGGCTCGGGGTGACTTTCCGCTTGAACACGCCAGTTGCCTCGATCCTTCAGGCGGCTGATGGCTCCGCCCGTGGAGTGCGCCTCACCTCGGGAGAGGAGCTCCTGGCCGACGTGGTGGTCATCAACGCCGATCTGGTGTACGCCTACAACAACCTCCTGCCACAGACCAGCTATGCCAAGAGCTTGACCAAGCGCAAAGCTTCCTGCAGCAGTATCTCTTTCTTCTGGTCCTTTGACCGAGTCATCGACGAACTCTCCGTCCACAACATTTTCCTGGCCGAGGAGTACAAGGAGAGCTTCGATTCCAtcttccaccgccaccaacTCCCCAAAGATCCATCATTCTACGTCAACGTCCCCAGTCGCATTGATCCCACGGCAGCCCCCACGGGGAAGGACTCCGCGGTGGTGCTGGTCCCCGTGGGTCACATCGACGACGACCCTTCCAACCCGCAGGACTGGGATGTGCTCGTTGACCGTGCTCGTGAAGCCGCCTTCAAGACGATCGAGGCTCGCACGGGAGCCAAGGGTCTCCGCGAGAGCATCATTCGGGAAACCGTCGAGACCCCCACCAGCTGGAAGGCCAAATTCAACCTGGACCGTGGCGCCATCTTAGGTCTCTCCCACTCCTTCTTCAACGTCTTGAGCTTCCGCCCGCAGAACCGACACTCGGACATCAAGGGCTTGTACTTTGTGGGTGCAAGCACGCATCCCGGTGCGGGTGTGCCCGTCGCCCTGATGAGTGCCAAGGTCACCACCGACCTGATTCAGAAGGATGCTCGCAAGCCCACCGGCGGACGATCCGCCTGGATGGTCTGGTGGTTCGTCGTACCTCTGTTGCTGGCCGTTTTTTCGTTCTCCAAGTACGGCTCTGTGGCCTGGTCAAGGGTTCTGCCCCTGGGTGCAAAGCACTAAACCAATCGAGAGACGTCAATGACCGGGGCGGCGTTTTGGATGATATGATACCTGTTTCTATATctattttccccctttttttgcAAGATATCCTCCCCTTCTCTGTCTGCGATTGTGATCATAATGATGCTGCTGTTTcttcttggttttttttgcctaTCCTCCCTGCTCATGTGAACTCTTATTGGCTGCAAATGGAATTAAATAGAATACTCGGAGCGAATCGAGACCAAGGACTGATATTGCTATGCAATATATTATTTAAGTGGACACAAGGTCCTGTGGGGCCAGGCTCTAGAGGTATGGACTGCTGTAGAGGACGCAAAGGGATTTTTGCGTTCGTCGACCTCATTAGTTATAGAATCAACGGTCTTGGCCGTGGCAAGGTCCGAACCTAGCTATATTGATCCTTCATACCCTCATGTCGGAGATTCGGTATTTCCATGCCCTCTGACAGGAAGACGCACAGGCCCGTCCAAGAAGCAACTCGAATATTTGACAAGATAGATGCAGCGGATACTCTGAAGGTACGGACATTGCCTTAAATAATACAACCTAATCAAGGTATGAATTTGCGCTAAAGGATCCTTTTGTCTTACCGAGCCCAAGGCATTTTGACATCAATAGTATCGTCAGTGCGATTAAAAATTGATTTGGATGGTGTACCGGGTACATTTCAGAGTATTTGATTGTACCTAGTTAAAATTGAAGCTTCCATCTGTTGGTGATCTATCACGGAATAGAGGTCTCTCCATACATATTCTCACGCTACATACACATCTTGTCGAGACTGTTCAATCAGAAAGTTAGAGACAGGGAATCAATCTACATACAGGATAGATATCCAGATAGCCGATGACGATACAGAAGAGTGTAGAGGAGAATCTTTGAAGGGGATCCACCCATTACCACTCGTACGCTTGTTTTTCATGGTGAAGGCTGTGATGGAGTAGTCTATGTTCACTACCATGGTTTGAGAAGATGCATCGTGAGTGAATAAATTCGactctccctttctcctccttggaccCTTTGGGTGGACTGAGATGGCAATCACTCGAGTCTCGTCCTGTAGATCCGCTCTGCATCTCCCGTGCCCTGACTGGCCTTGAGCCTCAAGTGACCCATCAAAAAGGGTTCGTGGCCAAGTCCCGCCCGTGGAAATCCCCACCACGAGGGGGGAATTCCCTTTGGACATAGCAACAAAGAAATCACCTGCATCGAGAACCAATCACTTCAGGATCGACATGGATGCTTGAATTGGCCGAGTTGAAGTGGTTGCTCTCACCCTCTCATTAACAccatcaaaatcaagagCTGATCCGGGGCTACCTGCTATATCCGTGACCATCGTTGCTGCAAATATAAACTACATGCTGGACGGAGTCTTGGCTTAGTTTGTCCTCGTCTCCGTCCCCATTGATTAGCGCTGCTTGCACAGGGgactttcttctctttgtcttTGACCCTCGAGTCCCCATATGAACGTGCATCGGCCCCCAATAATGATGAATAGGCCCAAAGTACGGTACCAAATAGTAACTACACTAACTCGAGGGAGGGCAATACCCAAGTTAAATTGCTAGCGCCCCCTGGTGCGGCGACCGTCGCCagcttcctttttctccctcaGGCTCGTTTATACTAATCTGTAGGACCCTGTGCATATTTCAATTCTCCCTCTTGGTCTAGGTTCAGGTCCACTTCTTTCGCTTTTAGTTCTTCCCTAGGATCTCCCTGCCAGTAACCTCACCGGGTCACCCCAGTCCCCATGCAGCACGCTGTCGCCCATCTCATCGGGCGGAGCGCCGATAGAGCTTCCCTTTCAGTGCAGAAACGGGCAGGTCTCTCTACAACTCGTCTCTCCGAAGCGCCGTTAGGAGCTTTCATCGTGCTGGTTTTGTCCCTCGCTCTCTTGTTTCTGGCCTTTGCAATATGGGTAGTGAGTCACCCACTCATTGTGAATGGAGGATTGTCACGACAAAAAAACCTGGGTGTACCCGGAAGGATCCCTGCTGACTCTCTTGACTCTGGTCCAGGTGGACTATACATATGGCCAGGTCGTGGCTACTCTGGCGGCGGTGGAGAATTCCAATCCGGACATCTACATTTGCATTGACGATCACTCCAGCGATCAGGATCCAACCAAGCCATCTGTTCCAAGTGGAATCGAGGATGCGACTCTCTCGCACCCCTCTCAGCCGGTCACGACAGGGTTCCGGAGTACCATCAAACACCTTCGCGCCCAGGCGGGCTTTTGGTCTCGCCTACGTGGATTGTCTGCATATCTTTGCTTCGTGGTCCCGCAAGTTTATGTTATGATCCTGTTGTCATCGTCCAAGGGCACGACACTCCTGGTCGTGACTTGTCTAAACGTTCTCCTTGCCCCTTTGCATCTGGCCTGGGTGCATATCGTCATCTCTCAGCCCTCGCCTCGGCGCTTCTACCAGCGCATCCCCCATATTCGCACCTGTGCCAACATTGCTCCAGCGATTGCGCTGAGAGATGGATTGAGTACCGCGGTGTATTTCGCTACGGCGGCATTGACGCATAACCTGCGTTGGAAGGCTTTGGATGACCTGAGTCCCAGTATCCTTAGCCTGGGATTGCCTGCATTGATGTCTGCGGTGGTTCGCGTCCCGACTCATGCGATCTTTGTCCGGGTTGCTGCATCGATGCtgcccgaggaggacgagacTATCGTGCCCTTTGATCGTTCCTTTGGTGGAAAAATCCAGCCCCGGGTCATGGGTGAAGGCAGTCATCTTGGCCTGCTAGATGCGTGGCAAACTTTTGACCGGCCTGCACGACTTCGATATGGCTGGGTGATCATCAAGACCTTTTTCATTGAGGTGTTCTTGGGCGTCTTCCTGCTGATCACGTGGTACCCGTTCATGCTGCTGGCGCTGTTGTAACTCTCGCAAGTGTTGATCACGGCT comes from Penicillium oxalicum strain HP7-1 chromosome I, whole genome shotgun sequence and encodes:
- a CDS encoding Phytoene desaturase, which encodes MAPPSAIVVGAGAGGIATAARLAKAGYKVTVVEKNSFLGGRCSLVHHDEFRFDQGPSLLLMPECFQQTFEELGTTPEKENVKLLTCDPNYRIWFSDGDHLEMSTDIAKMKPQIERLEGANGLEGVFGFLKESGAHYDLAMEHVLCKDFPNIFAMLRPGLVKSLLALHPFESMFSRVKRYFKSDKLRRAFTFASMYLGMNPFEAPGTYSLLQYTELAHGILYPEGGFVKVLEAIARVGERLGVTFRLNTPVASILQAADGSARGVRLTSGEELLADVVVINADLVYAYNNLLPQTSYAKSLTKRKASCSSISFFWSFDRVIDELSVHNIFLAEEYKESFDSIFHRHQLPKDPSFYVNVPSRIDPTAAPTGKDSAVVLVPVGHIDDDPSNPQDWDVLVDRAREAAFKTIEARTGAKGLRESIIRETVETPTSWKAKFNLDRGAILGLSHSFFNVLSFRPQNRHSDIKGLYFVGASTHPGAGVPVALMSAKVTTDLIQKDARKPTGGRSAWMVWWFVVPLLLAVFSFSKYGSVAWSRVLPLGAKH
- a CDS encoding Bifunctional lycopene cyclase/phytoene synthase → MGYDYWMVHLTWTIPPAALFTVAYWPFFTRLEIWKIVILINVAVYATIPWDSFLIRNRIWTYPADAVVGWTLFDIPIEELFFFVIQTYCTSLLYTILTKHLVLPSFLLDRSKPWAKNVGSAAIIAGIGFGALCIMTKSSLTYMGLILSWALSVILFQWSLCGSFLLSFPKKQIFMSILIPTVYLWMVDRLSLQRGTWVIEKGTKLDIQFWGFLDIEEATFFLLSNVMVVLGMVTMDHAIALAQYDVVTSDSPGRSLPSLGKMAWSYMAQRRKPLDEGFLDGLCAAVTELSRKSQSMYLGSAMFQDGLRVDLIFLYSFCRVIDDLVDEAPSREKAQESIKEASQVLHWRFSEKSPKKPLYDYLQADMDRKQALKASPLLHSIALLPASRLSLGPLLELLSGFVMDLGFSFEKQEYPIETEEDLEVYAQRVAGTVAAGLLELVFSHTDVQYSPDKQEEIIQAGQQMGKALQYVNIARDIKRDAAIKRVYIPTVWLKTKNLTPTDVVTNPDNPALATFEDRMLLKADHAYQMSVQAIDQLPKDVRGPIKTTIESYMMIGQMVRKARRESTKIEGKLKVPLWRRLKLAWSAMYVNH